In the genome of Triticum urartu cultivar G1812 chromosome 5, Tu2.1, whole genome shotgun sequence, one region contains:
- the LOC125511238 gene encoding dolichol-phosphate mannosyltransferase subunit 1-like, producing MEKGGEAGGGRPEYSIIVPTYNERLNVALIVYLIFKHLPEAKFEIIIVDDGSPDGTQDIVKQLQQVYGEDRVLLRARPRKLGLGTAYMHGLKHASGEFVVIMDADLSHHPKYLPSFIRKQKETGADIVTGTRYVSNGGVHGWNLMRKLTSRGANVLAQTLLRPGASDLTGSFRLYKRSVLEDVISSCVSKGYVFQMEMIVRATRKGYHIEEVPITFVDRVFGISKLGGSEIVGYLKGLVYLLLTT from the exons ATGGAGAAGGgaggcgaggcgggcggcggcaggCCGGAGTACAGCATCATCGTGCCCACCTACAACGAGCGCCTCAACGTCGCCCTCATCGTCTACCTCATCTTCAAGCACCTCCC GGAGGCCAAGTTCGAAATCATTATTGTGGATGATGGAAGCCCCGATGGAACACAAGACATTGTAAAGCAGTTGCAGCAAGTATATGGTGAAGATCGTGTT CTTCTGCGAGCTAGACCAAGGAAGCTAGGACTTG GTACTGCATATATGCATGGATTAAAGCATGCCTCAGGGGAGTTCGTTGTTATAATGGATGCAGATCTATCTCATCAT CCAAAGTATTTGCCAAGCTTCATCAG GAAGCAAAAGGAAACCGGTGCTGACATTGTAACTGGCACGCGTTATGTTAGCAATGGTGGTGTCCATGGTTGGAATCTTATGCGTAAGCTGACCAGCAGGGGAGCAAATGTTCTGGCACAGACGTTACTACGCCCCGGAGCTTCTGATCTGACTGGGTCGTTTAG GCTATATAAGCGAAGTGTTTTGGAGGATGTCATCTCCTCCTGCGTCAGCAAGGGCTATGTATTCCAAATGGAGATGATTGTCAGGGCTACTAGGAAAGGTTATCACATCGAAGAG GTCCCAATCACTTTCGTCGACAGGGTCTTTGGAATCTCAAAGCTCGGGGGATCCGAAATTGTTGGATATTTGAAAGGCCTTGTGTATCTGTTGCTCACAACTTAG
- the LOC125511239 gene encoding uncharacterized protein LOC125511239: MAVMDTAFKALTAGLGVATLYLAGSFSFNVYRGLAWHSEQSKLEKEKEKSQD, encoded by the exons ATGGCGGTGATGGACACGGCGTTCAAGGCGCTGACGGCGGGGCTGGGCGTGGCGACGCTCTACCTGGCCGGCTCCTTCTCCTTCAACGTCTACCGCGGCCTCGCCTGGCACTCCGAGCAATCC AAGCtagaaaaagaaaaggagaagaGCCAAGATTGA